From the Deltaproteobacteria bacterium genome, the window ACCCTGGAGGTCAGGGCACGTCCGCCCAGGCCGACCAGATCGCCAAGCTCTTCGAATGTGAAGCTCTTGGTTCGCGTATTGATGCGTAGAATTTTCATGACATCTCCTTGTTACTTGGTTTTATTCATTTCCTGAAGGCACATGCTGTCATTTTCGGCATAAAACAAAAAAAAGAGCAGGGCTGGGAGATTGCCAACCCCCAACCCTGCCCCAGTGACTGGTTTTGTTTGCGTTACGGCAAAAAAACTTAGTTCCCGGTTTTCAGATCAGTCCCGTTCACAGACACATGTATCTCGTCGCGTTTACCGTCTAAAACACCTCCATGCCGCTATCACGCCATGTTTCGTCGAACCGGTGTTCTTCCAGAAAATCATCGTCCCGCATGGTCGCGTTCAGTTCCTCGCGCGAGGCGCCGACTTTCCAGTCCACTTCCTCAAGGGACACCAAACTCGCATCATCGATCCACATGCGGTCCTCCGTGTTTCCTCGTCCTTGCCGTAAAAAACGCCGGAAGCGATGCTTCCGGCGCATGGATCATTACAGAGCGGCCTCGTAAATGGCGGCCACGTCGGCGTCTTTCATCTTGCGGGGGTTGGTCAGACCGCAGGCGTCCTTCTGGGCGTTGCCCGTCATGATGGCGATGTCTTCCTTCTTCACGTTCTTGCCGTACTTCTTGCCAAGAGCGATCAGGCCGGAAGGAATACCAACGTCGGAAGACAGCAGCTTGATGGCGTCGAGGCATTTTTCTGCGGCGGCGCGGACCGGCATGCCTTCCACGTTCTCACCCAGGAACTTGGCCATGTCGACGAAACGTTCCAGCTTGGCGTTCATGTTGGCGCGTTCAACATGGGGCAGCAGAATGGCGTTGCATTCGCCATGCGGCAGGTCATAGAAGCCGCCCAGCTGATGAGCCATGGCATGAACGTGGCCCAGACTGGCGTTGTTGAAGGCCATGCCGGCCAAGAACTGTGCAAAGCACATGGCTTCGCGGGCTTCGATGTCGGAACCGTTGGCAACGGCCTTGCGCAGGTACTTGGCGATCAATTCGATGGCCTTCTGGGCGCACGCGTCGGTCATGGGGGTGGCGATGGTGGAAACATACGCTTCCACGGCATGCGTCAGGGCGTCCATGCCGGTGGCGGCGGTCAACGCCGGGGGCATGCCAACCATCAACATCGGGTCGTCGATGGCGATGCCGGGAGTAACGCGCCAATCAACGATGGCCATTTTCACGTGACGGGAAAGGTCGGTGATGATGCAGAAACGGGTCATTTCAGAAGCGGTGCCAGCTGTGGTGTTCACGGCCAGATACGGAGGCATGGGGTTGGTGGATTTGTCCACGCCTTCAAAGTCGTGGATCTTGCCGCCATTCGCCACGACCAAGCCGATACCTTTACCGCAGTCATGAGAGCTACCACCACCCAAGGAGATCAGGGAGTCGCAACCCTTGGACTTGTAAACGTCCACGCCGTCGTGCACGTTCTTGTCCGTGGGGTTCGGGATGGTGTCATCGTAAACTTCATACTTCATGCCCGCCGCATCAAGCAAATCGGTGATCTGCTTGGTGAGACCGCAACCAGTGATACCCTTATCCGTGACGATGAGTGGCTTGCTGCCGCCCAGGGCGCGAATTTTGTCCGGAATCTGCTTGGAAGCACCGATACCGATCAGAGTAACGCTGGGGATGAAGAATCCGTACACCATTTCTTGAACAGCCATGATTGCACCTCACTAAGGTTTGTAGAGCGTTTTTTGGACAATCAAAAAACTCTCTCTCCTTAGGCAAGATCGAGGCCAAAAAGCAAAAAAGTGACATTTTTTTAAAAAAAAGAACCCAACCACTTGTTTTAAAAATAAATCACAAACCAAACTCACACCCGTGCCCCGCAGAGGCAGCCTTGTCCCGCGAAAACAAAAAACAAACTGTATCACTTTGAGCCTGCCTCGCCGACAAGCCTTGAGACAATTTGACACATAGCGCCTTTCCTGACCAAAAAGACCTTTGCCAGCGGCCCCAAGGCTGTGTACAAACGCTACACATTTCAATAAAATATTATTTACTTTCAGATAGATAAAGCACTGAAGAAACCTTCGGCCATCGGAAAAGCTGAAAACACCGGGAAGCGGACACGTTCTTGCACGACAATCCTGGCCATCCCAACTTCAATCAGCGCCCATCGCGGCACAACGCAGGACCGAGCATGGACATTCGCAAATTCTCTCTTCCGGAAATCATCTTCGGCCATGGCAGCATGAGGTACACGGGCTCCTATGCCTTGCAGCTCGGCGCCAAAAAAGTCTTTGTCGTCAGTGATCCGGGCCTGGAACGCACGGGCTGGGTCGGCAAGCTCCTGGACGTGCTGGAAGCCAGCTCCCTGAAATGGGTCTATTATTCCAATGTCAGCTCCAACCCCCGTGACTATGAAGTCCACCAGGGCGCGGAACTGTACCTGCGCGAGGATGCGGACGTGGTCATCGCCCTGGGCGGAGGCAGTCCCCTGGACATGGGCAAGGGCGTGGCCACGGTGGTTTCCAACGGCGGCGTGATCCAGGATTACGAGGGCGCCAACCTGATCACCAATCCCCTGCCGCCGATGATCTTTCTGCCGTCCACGGCCGGAAGTGGCTCGGATATTTCCCAGTTCGCCATCATCACCGACGTCAAGCGTCAGGTCAAAATGTCGCTCATCAGTCGCAGCCTGACCCCCAACGTGTCCATCATCGACCCGCACATGCTGAGCACGGCCAACGACGATCTGATCATCTCCTCGGCCGTGGACGCCTTGTCCCACGCCGTTGAATCCTACACCTCCCTCATCGCCCATACCCTGACCGAGACCCAGGCCCTCAAGGCCATCCATCTCATCCTGCACAACCTTCAACCCGCCCTGAAATCCCGCGATCCCCTGGCCCTGGAAAATTTGTCCATCGCGGCCACGGCCGCCGGCATGAGCTTTGGCAACGCCAGCCTCGGCGCCTGCCACGCCATCGCCCACTCCCTGGGAGGCTTTTTCGATACGCCCCACGGCATGGTGCACCCGGTCCTCCTGCCAGCGGTCATGCGCTACAACACTCCGGCCTGCGAAGGCAAAATGGCCGTCATCGGCGAAATCACCATGGGCAAAAGACTTGGCTCCATAACGCAAACAGCCCTGGGCGGCATTGCCCGCCTGGAGGAATTCTTCCAGGAACTAAACGCCGCGACCCGCTTCCGGGACATCGTCGACGACGAAACCGCCTTCCCGCAAATCTGCGCCATGGCCACCAACGACGCCTGTCTCCTGACCAACCCACGTCCAGCAACGGCCGATGATCTGTTGACCATCTGCCGGGAGGTGTGGTGATGGCCAGGACCACTCTGAGCGATATCATCGGCCCGGAATACACCAAACTCGGCTTTTTCCGGGAAGTGCAGGAAAAGATGGGGGAGTTGCGGACCTACAACCAGGAGTTGGAGGAAAAAAAACAGGAAATCCAAGACATCCTGAATGGCATCATGGACCTGCTGGCCGTGATTTCGCCCGACTACCGGATCGTCTACGTGAACAAAGTCTTCCATGCCTATTTCGAAATCGAACGGCCCCAGGGGAGATTCTGCCACGAAGTGTTCCGGGGACGGAGCGAGCCCTGCCCGATCTGTCCCCTGCGCACGGCCTTGGAGACAGGCAAGCCAAGCCGGACCTTTTACGTCGATCCGCGCACCGAACTGACCATCCACTTTGAAATGGCGGCTTCGCCCATGTTCGACGACAAGGGGCGGGTACGCACGGTCCTGGTGACCAAACGCGACGTGACCCTGGAAAAGGAATACCAGGCCAAATACTATCAGGCCGAAAAAATGGCCACCATCGGCCTTTTGGCCGCCGGCGTGGCCCACGAAATCAACAATCCGCTGGCGGCCATCAGTGGATTCTCGGAAGCCCTCAAGCGTCGCATCCCCTATCTGGGCACGGTCCTCAACGACGACGCGGACAGAGCCATTCTGGAAGATTTCATCGACTACACCACGACCATTGTCGAGGAATGCAACCGCTGCCGGGACATCGTCGGCAACCTGCTGTCATTCAGCAGTCAAAAATCAAGCAAGTTCAGTTCGCTGGATCTCAACGCCCTGGTCACGGACACCCTCAAGATCCTGCATCACCAGATCAAGCTCCACCCTGGCATCACCCTGTCCCAAGAATTATGGGCCGACCCAGTCATGGTCCAGGGCGCCCAGGGAGAGCTCAAGCAGGTTCTGCTCAATCTGGTCTTAAACGCCATGGACGCGGTCAAGGCCAACGGCTCCATCACCATCCGCACCTCCCGGGAAGCCAACGGCCAGGCCGCCCTCATCGTCGAGGACAATGGGCACGGCATCGATCCGGAAACCCTGGGCAAGCTCTTCATTCCATTTTTCACCACCAAATCGCATGGACACAGCATCGGTATCGGGCTGTCCATCTGCTACAACATCATCCAACACCACGGTGGGGAAATCCACGTCTGCAGCGAACCCGGCAAGGGTTCCATCTTTCGTGTCAAGCTCCCGGCAAACTACACGCCACAAAATAAGGGCCACCTAGAATGAGCATTTTCAATTCAATCGAAATCCTTGTCGTGGACGACGAAGCCAATATCCGCAAACTCTTCACCCGGGAGCTGGCCGCTCCCGGACGGACCATCCACGCGGCGGGCACTGCGGCCGAGGCCTTCGAACTCCTGCACAAGCATTATTACGACATCATCATCCTCGACATCCGATTGCCAGATGCCAACGGCTTGGAATTGATGAGCAAACTCCTGGAAACCGTGCCCAACGTGGCCATCATCCTCATCACCGGGTACGCCGACGTCGATAACGCCGTGGAAGCCATGAAAAACGGGGCCTACGACTACATCACCAAACCCTTTTCCCTGGAACGGATGGAACAGGTCATCGAAAAGGCCTACCAACGCGTCCGTCTCCAGCGGGAAAACGAACTGCTGCGTCACAACACGGACCACAGGCCCACGCCAAAATTCATCGGGCACTCCCGATCCGTGCAGCAGGTCCGATTCCTGATCGAAAAAGCCGCGCCCACCGACGTGCCGGTCCTTTTGACGGGGGAATCCGGCACGGGCAAAAACGTGGCCGCCACGGCCCTGCACGCCAAGAGCAAACGCGCCGATCAGCCCCTGATCATCAAAAATTGTGGCACATTCGACAAGGAGCTGCTCCGCAGCGAACTTTTTGGCTACTGCAAGGGAGCCTTCACCGGCGCGGACCGCAGTCACGATGGCCTGCTTTCCCTGGCCCACAAGGGGACCCTCTTCTTCGACGAAGTGGGCGAGTTGTCCCTGGATTTGCAGGGCGCGCTCCTGCGCGTGCTGGAGACCCAGCATTTCCGCCGGGTCGGCGACAAGGAGGAACGCTGCGTGGACGTGCGCTTCATCTTCGCCACCAACAAAAACCTGGCCAAGGAGGTGGAGGAAGGGCGTTTCCACGACGCTTTTTTCCACCGCATCAACGTCTTCACCATCGAACTTCCCCCCCTGCGCGAACGACGGGAGGACATCCCATCCCTGGTCGAATACTTCCTCACGTCCCTGGCCAAGGACGGCAAGGAATACAAAATTTCTCCCCGGGCCATGCAACAACTCATGGACAACCCCTGGCCGGGCAACGTGCGCGAACTCAAAAACATCATCGAACGCGGCATAATCCTCGCCGAAAACAACATCATCAACGTCAAAGCCCTGCCCTTTTGCCAAAAAACCTGCCAAAACCCGCGCGAAAAGAACTTCTCCACTCTGGAAGAACTGGAAAGATCCCACATCAGCATGGTCATGCACGCGGTTCAGGGCAACAAATCGCGCGCGGCGCAACTCCTGGGTATCGGGCGCAAAACCCTGTACCGCAAGCTCGAGGAGTACCGCCTGGCTGAAAGCGGGGCCGGTCCGGATATCGGGAGCATTGGCAAGCATTAGCTGTGTCAATTCGACTCATCCGCGAACATGAGCCCGGAAATACAAAACCGAGGCCATCCCGCAATGGGATGGCCTCGGTTTTCTTCGCGGCACGAGTCCTCCGGAAAAACCGGCAAGCGACGTGAAACGGCCCTTCAGGTCAGGCGTTTTTCCCGCAGCACTTCTTGTATTTCTGACCACTGCCGCATGGGCACAGATCGTTGCGTCCGATCTTGGGATCGGCCCGGCGCACGGTATCCGGCTTGGCGGCCTCGGATTCGCCGCCCCCCGCGTATTTCACCTCGTCCTGTTCCTCGTGCTTGAGCTCTTCCTCGTGGACCACCTCCAAGCGCAAGTGCGTCAGGGCCTTCATGGTGTTCTCGCGAATGCGGAACAAAAGATTCTCGAAAAGCTCGAAGCCCTCGCGCTTGTATTCCTGCTTGGGGTCCCGCTGGGCATACCCGCGCA encodes:
- a CDS encoding sigma-54-dependent Fis family transcriptional regulator, with amino-acid sequence MSIFNSIEILVVDDEANIRKLFTRELAAPGRTIHAAGTAAEAFELLHKHYYDIIILDIRLPDANGLELMSKLLETVPNVAIILITGYADVDNAVEAMKNGAYDYITKPFSLERMEQVIEKAYQRVRLQRENELLRHNTDHRPTPKFIGHSRSVQQVRFLIEKAAPTDVPVLLTGESGTGKNVAATALHAKSKRADQPLIIKNCGTFDKELLRSELFGYCKGAFTGADRSHDGLLSLAHKGTLFFDEVGELSLDLQGALLRVLETQHFRRVGDKEERCVDVRFIFATNKNLAKEVEEGRFHDAFFHRINVFTIELPPLRERREDIPSLVEYFLTSLAKDGKEYKISPRAMQQLMDNPWPGNVRELKNIIERGIILAENNIINVKALPFCQKTCQNPREKNFSTLEELERSHISMVMHAVQGNKSRAAQLLGIGRKTLYRKLEEYRLAESGAGPDIGSIGKH
- a CDS encoding iron-containing alcohol dehydrogenase; translated protein: MAVQEMVYGFFIPSVTLIGIGASKQIPDKIRALGGSKPLIVTDKGITGCGLTKQITDLLDAAGMKYEVYDDTIPNPTDKNVHDGVDVYKSKGCDSLISLGGGSSHDCGKGIGLVVANGGKIHDFEGVDKSTNPMPPYLAVNTTAGTASEMTRFCIITDLSRHVKMAIVDWRVTPGIAIDDPMLMVGMPPALTAATGMDALTHAVEAYVSTIATPMTDACAQKAIELIAKYLRKAVANGSDIEAREAMCFAQFLAGMAFNNASLGHVHAMAHQLGGFYDLPHGECNAILLPHVERANMNAKLERFVDMAKFLGENVEGMPVRAAAEKCLDAIKLLSSDVGIPSGLIALGKKYGKNVKKEDIAIMTGNAQKDACGLTNPRKMKDADVAAIYEAAL
- a CDS encoding PAS domain-containing sensor histidine kinase → MARTTLSDIIGPEYTKLGFFREVQEKMGELRTYNQELEEKKQEIQDILNGIMDLLAVISPDYRIVYVNKVFHAYFEIERPQGRFCHEVFRGRSEPCPICPLRTALETGKPSRTFYVDPRTELTIHFEMAASPMFDDKGRVRTVLVTKRDVTLEKEYQAKYYQAEKMATIGLLAAGVAHEINNPLAAISGFSEALKRRIPYLGTVLNDDADRAILEDFIDYTTTIVEECNRCRDIVGNLLSFSSQKSSKFSSLDLNALVTDTLKILHHQIKLHPGITLSQELWADPVMVQGAQGELKQVLLNLVLNAMDAVKANGSITIRTSREANGQAALIVEDNGHGIDPETLGKLFIPFFTTKSHGHSIGIGLSICYNIIQHHGGEIHVCSEPGKGSIFRVKLPANYTPQNKGHLE
- a CDS encoding iron-containing alcohol dehydrogenase, whose amino-acid sequence is MDIRKFSLPEIIFGHGSMRYTGSYALQLGAKKVFVVSDPGLERTGWVGKLLDVLEASSLKWVYYSNVSSNPRDYEVHQGAELYLREDADVVIALGGGSPLDMGKGVATVVSNGGVIQDYEGANLITNPLPPMIFLPSTAGSGSDISQFAIITDVKRQVKMSLISRSLTPNVSIIDPHMLSTANDDLIISSAVDALSHAVESYTSLIAHTLTETQALKAIHLILHNLQPALKSRDPLALENLSIAATAAGMSFGNASLGACHAIAHSLGGFFDTPHGMVHPVLLPAVMRYNTPACEGKMAVIGEITMGKRLGSITQTALGGIARLEEFFQELNAATRFRDIVDDETAFPQICAMATNDACLLTNPRPATADDLLTICREVW